A section of the Acropora muricata isolate sample 2 chromosome 4, ASM3666990v1, whole genome shotgun sequence genome encodes:
- the LOC136913803 gene encoding uncharacterized protein F54H12.2-like, translating into MQAHNLSARVMSPELQVFQVPKTDTSMLGVRFTQVRPVTTGINPMEFLIPATETFLDLSRSYFEMEVQIKTSANANTAYNTVMYPVTNLAHSMIKQLSVHVNGVLLEPQTDHYHYKAFFQTILNNSRNDGETSLHPQGWYNDFDLPALLTADAVDKTHNDYKELTETQKRGVAAMKNLGLQFTGGKFYTMFFAPNSPLFYTGKLLVPMQEVSIKMYFNDPSVFMLSPAASDAAAIKAKALSDEAIKITLNLCQVTVAPSIYRQITAARTRSTARYPLHASKIRTFSMASGLTDFDQDQLFTNRVPVRVLVGLLHNSAFNGAYRRSPFAFEKFGLTLIRMTINGEEYPYKNALELVHNDGSKDNFGYRRLLETMASYQTGEAPMILPEMWGQTVRLDDDADAVVNASGNVTLFAFNFTPDGRPTAPTFHPPQSGNVRLQFKLNASAGHAITVLIYAEFENVMEIDNNNGVLYNDDS; encoded by the coding sequence ATGCAAGCCCATAACTTATCGGCGCGGGTCATGAGCCCCGAATTGCAAGTGTTCCAAGTCCCCAAGACGGACACGTCCATGTTGGGGGTCCGGTTCACCCAAGTGCGACCGGTGACCACTGGCATCAATCCGATGGAATTTTTGATCCCGGCCACCGAAACCTTCCTGGATTTGAGTCgaagttattttgaaatggaagTCCAGATCAAGACCAGCGCGAATGCCAACACGGCGTACAACACGGTCATGTATCCCGTGACCAATTTGGCGCATTCCATGATCAAACAGTTATCCGTCCACGTCAATGGTGTACTCTTGGAACCCCAGAcggatcattatcattacaaagCCTTCTTCCAGACCATCTTGAACAACAGTCGGAACGATGGGGAGACCAGTCTGCATCCACAAGGCTGGTACAACGATTTCGATTTACCAGCACTCTTGACGGCCGACGCGGTCGATAAGACGCACAATGACTACAAGGAATTGACAGAAACTCAAAAAAGAGGCGTAGCCGCCATGAAAAACTTGGGGTTGCAGTTTACTGGGGGTAAATTCTATACGATGTTCTTCGCCCCCAATTCACCATTGTTCTATACTGGCAAGTTATTGGTCCCCATGCAAGAAGTGTCCATCAAGATGTACTTCAATGACCCAAGTGTCTTCATGCTGAGTCCAGCCGCTTCGGACGCTGCAGCCATCAAAGCCAAAGCCTTGAGCGACGAAGCCATCAAGATCACCTTGAACCTGTGTCAGGTGACCGTCGCACCGTCCATCTACAGACAAATTACAGCAGCTAGAACGAGATCGACGGCCAGGTACCCATTGCATGCCTCCAAGATCCGGACATTTTCCATGGCCAGTGGGTTAACAGACTTTGACCAAGATCAATTGTTCACCAATCGCGTCCCCGTACGCGTTTTGGTAGGATTGTTACACAACAGTGCTTTCAATGGAGCGTACAGACGCAGTccctttgcctttgaaaagtttgGCCTGACTTTGATCAGGATGACCATCAATGGAGAAGAATACCCTTACAAGAATGCCCTGGAATTAGTGCACAACGATGGATCCAAAGATAATTTTGGGTACAGacgtttattggaaaccatGGCGTCGTATCAGACGGGAGAAGCCCCCATGATACTACCAGAAATGTGGGGTCAGACTGTTAGACTGGATGATGATGCAGATGCCGTCGTGAATGCCTCCGGGAACGTGACGCTGTTTGCGTTCAATTTCACCCCAGACGGTCGACCCACCGCACCTACCTTCCATCCCCCTCAGAGCGGGAACGTGCGTTTACAGTTTAAACTGAATGCCTCAGCCGGCCATGCCATCACAGTGTTGATCTATGCTGAATTTGAGAATGTCATGGAAATCGATAATAACAACGGTGTGTTGTACAACGACGACAGTTGA
- the LOC136913804 gene encoding uncharacterized protein, which translates to MLFDDTLLDDGQDEALIQAADQGERQAQHQIQLGGNPLATQRGRFRFVPEPLHERRSQKFGVHERVVRLRPVQEGRLIPQQQLADALTRGLRRAVEQVLDQQKVPDTDRFYISLASDRLRSASNAFHLTAQEWRQNGLRAQTLLDNLSKMLNSNEQFEMDDSFNLSVVHVRPPPRGTGTKRQHVPGHQSNVRLKQMKKSVIEMPRDDAGWCAARAIVTARGLSLAGQDANARKQWIHPRRCVYRRQQAAEALAQEVGLGPGAWGPDELTRVAMAPSLIDYKLVVVDASRTYSLVAYGHGDRLLALLYDDHHYDTLTSLKGFLGRSYLCLVCLKGYDHQGQHRCPRNKGEHCSSCLQTDCDEHKAAYRAYRSPDVLCPHCQRHFYGTACLERHRTRTIDGRPQDQDHRPVCQTRRKCPQCRAYLRGSKAIKDHRCGHAQFHACQQYVDIESHQCFIQVRTLDDDDDDDTVQPPVHVFFDIEAKQVDSRHVPNLLVCQRADDDVFHWWYGDACVQEFLLQLEDWCQGGKQPLTVLAHNFQGYDSYPVIDTLHQLRLKLGQIRNGGKVLQLQCLASSVRFIDSMSFFQMKLAKFPKTFGLTELKKGYFPHLFNTDDHQTYVGSLPDQHYYMPDGMSVDDRDAFRRWHDKLTREGYVFDFRHELLEYCKSDVLLLKQGCMTFKREFEAKAGFDPFDQMTIASACNRYLRTHCLQPNTIACEPLLGWGGRRVNQSSAAFEWLAWEAHLVSTPLRHAHNGGEVRPLPDRRYTVDGFDARTQTVYEFDGCFWHGCPTCFPQRHESHPRLLGRTMDDVFALRQEKHDLLRQHGYLVRSIWECEWSRRRAADPAIQTFLQSHQTPLPLDPRDAFFGGRTNAYQLYRCVEGDERILYYDFKSLYPYVNKYCRYPIGHPQIISQPTVEQGLDAYFGLVCCTILPPTDLLHPVLPYRCSQKLTFPLCATCVRQYIDVPLLDKHVDDCHHTDAQRALTGTWCTPELVVALQKGYRLLHIHQVYHFPDTQVGLFAEYIDTWLKLKEEASGYPEHCTTGHLQREHVRRWNERENIVLHHANIRKNPGQRALSKLMLNSMWGKFGQQTNKTQVKEFIDPPDFWQFLDSSAHDVRWVSPVTEERVEIHYKMQHHCESDSPNLNIFVACFTTCHARLHLYRALDHLGPRVLYSDTDSVVFVQRPDDPPIQPPLGDFLGDFTDELDPGDHIIEFCSGGPKNYGYMTALGNTECKVRGFSLNAEGQAQLNYQVLKQNTLDELRRPQAQPRVTPVVQTHSVHRDAKQYQLSTRSRTKDYKLVYNKRILDPRTFYTFPYGYRTQDHQNTLLLLDM; encoded by the coding sequence ATGTTGTTTGACGACACCTTACTCGACGATGGGCAAGACGAGGCTTTGATCCAAGCCGCCGATCAAGGAGAGCGACAAGCGCAACATCAGATTCAATTAGGTGGGAACCCTCTGGCCACCCAACGTGGTCGATTCCGTTTCGTCCCCGAACCTTTGCACGAACGACGAAGTCAAAAGTTTGGCGTGCACGAACGCGTGGTGCGTCTTCGCCCCGTGCAAGAGGGTCGACTCATCCCTCAACAACAGTTGGCCGACGCTCTCACACGCGGGCTACGACGAGCCGTCGAACAAGTCCTCGATCAGCAAAAGGTCCCCGACACGGATCGGTTTTACATCTCGTTAGCCTCCGATCGACTCAGGAGTGCCTCCAACGCGTTTCATTTGACTGCCCAGGAATGGCGGCAAAACGGGTTACGTGCTCAAACGTTATTGGACAATCTGAGTAAAATGTTAAACTCCAACGAACAGTTTGAAATGGACGATTCCTTTAATCTCTCGGTCGTCCACGTTCGACCGCCACCGCGCGGGACTGGGACAAAACGTCAACACGTGCCTGGCCATCAATCGAACGTTCGtctcaaacaaatgaaaaaatctgTGATCGAGATGCCTCGGGACGACGCCGGTTGGTGTGCCGCGAGAGCCATCGTCACGGCACGTGGGCTGTCTCTAGCCGGTCAAGATGCCAACGCTCGTAAACAATGGATCCATCCCCGACGATGCGTGTATCGTCGACAACAAGCCGCCGAAGCTCTCGCCCAGGAAGTGGGACTCGGTCCCGGTGCTTGGGGACCGGACGAATTGACGCGCGTGGCCATGGCGCCTAGTCTGATCGACTACAAGCTCGTCGTCGTCGACGCCTCTCGGACCTACTCGTTGGTGGCGTACGGTCACGGCGACCGACTTCTAGCGTTACTCTACGACGACCACCATTACGATACGCTCACGTCTCTCAAAGGTTTTCTCGGGCGCTCTTACCTCTGTCTCGTGTGTCTCAAGGGATACGATCACCAGGGACAACATCGATGCCCGCGGAACAAAGGGGAACATTGCAGCAGTTGTTTGCAAACGGACTGCGACGAACACAAAGCCGCTTATCGAGCTTACCGATCACCCGACGTATTGTGCCCGCATTGTCAACGTCATTTTTACGGGACCGCTTGTCTCGAACGTCACCGTACACGTACCATTGACGGTCGACCCCAGGACCAAGATCATCGCCCCGTCTGTCAAACGCGACGGAAATGTCCGCAGTGTCGCGCGTACTTGCGCGGATCCAAAGCCATCAAAGATCATCGTTGCGGGCACGCACAATTTCACGCCTGTCAACAATACGTGGACATTGAATCCCATCAATGTTTCATTCAAGTGCGGACCttggacgacgacgacgacgacgacaccGTTCAACCACCCGTTCACGTGTTCTTTGACATTGAAGCCAAACAAGTCGACAGCCGACACGTGCCCAATCTCCTGGTCTGTCAACGCGCCGACGACGACGTCTTCCATTGGTGGTACGGTGACGCGTGCGTTCAAGAGTTTCTGCTCCAATTGGAGGACTGGTGTCAAGGGGGTAAACAACCGCTGACCGTCCTCGCTCATAATTTCCAAGGGTACGACAGTTACCCCGTCATTGACACGTTGCATCAACTCCGTCTCAAATTGGGTCAGATCCGTAACGGGGGTAAAGTCCTCCAACTCCAATGTCTGGCGTCCAGTGTCCGTTTCATCGATTCCATGTccttctttcaaatgaagttggCCAAGTTCCCGAAAACCTTCGGGCTCACCGAACTCAAAAAGGGGTACTTTCCTCATTTGTTCAACACCGACGACCATCAGACTTACGTCGGATCGTTACCCGACCAACACTATTACATGCCCGATGGGATGTCCGTCGACGATCGTGACGCCTTCCGACGCTGGCACGATAAACTCACACGCGAAGGCTACGTGTTTGACTTTCGACACGAACTGCTCGAGTACTGTAAGTCGGACGTCCTGCTCCTTAAACAAGGGTGTATGACGTTCAAACGCGAGTTTGAAGCCAAGGCCGGGTTCGATCCCTTTGATCAGATGACGATCGCGTCGGCTTGCAATCGGTACCTACGGACCCACTGCCTTCAACCCAATACCATCGCCTGCGAACCGTTGCTCGGGTGGGGCGGTCGACGTGTCAATCAGTCGTCGGCGGCCTTCGAATGGTTGGCCTGGGAAGCCCATCTCGTCTCCACACCCCTTCGCCATGCACACAATGGTGGTGAAGTACGACCGCTGCCCGATCGACGTTACACCGTCGATGGGTTCGATGCGAGGACCCAGACCGTCTACGAATTCGACGGGTGTTTCTGGCACGGCTGCCCGACCTGTTTTCCACAACGCCACGAATCGCATCCCAGACTCCTCGGTCGTACCATGGACGACGTCTTCGCCCTACGTCAAGAAAAACACGACCTTCTCCGTCAACATGGCTACCTCGTCCGGTCGATCTGGGAATGTGAGTGGTCGCGTCGACGTGCCGCCGATCCTGCCATCCAAACCTTCCTGCAATCGCACCAGACCCCTCTCCCGCTTGATCCGCGCGATGCCTTCTTCGGTGGACGTACCAATGCCTACCAACTCTACCGGTGCGTGGAAGGGGACGAACGGATCCTCTACTACGATTTCAAGAGCCTGTACCCTTACGTAAACAAGTACTGCCGCTACCCTATCGGTCATCCTCAGATCATCTCTCAACCAACCGTCGAACAAGGGCTCGACGCGTATTTCGGACTCGTGTGTTGTACCATCTTACCACCCACGGATCTATTGCATCCCGTCTTGCCGTACCGATGCAGTCAGAAACTCACGTTCCCCTTGTGTGCCACCTGCGTCCGTCAGTACATCGACGTCCCACTACTCGACAAGCACGTGGACGACTGCCATCACACCGACGCTCAACGCGCTCTCACCGGCACGTGGTGCACGCCTGAACTCGTCGTGGCCCTCCAGAAAGGGTACCGACTCCTCCACATTCATCAGGTCTACCATTTCCCCGACACGCAAGTGGGACTCTTTGCCGAGTACATCGACACGTGGCTCAAACTCAAGGAAGAAGCCAGCGGGTATCCCGAGCACTGCACCACAGGACACCTACAACGCGAACACGTCCGACGATGGAACGAACGCGAAAACATTGTTCTCCATCATGCCAATATCCGCAAGAACCCCGGGCAACGTGCTCTGTCTAAACTCATGCTGAATTCCATGTGGGGGAAATTCGGGCAACAGACCAACAAGACACAAGTCAAAGAATTCATCGATCCGCCCGATTTCTGGCAGTTCCTGGATAGCAGCGCCCACGACGTGCGCTGGGTCAGCCCCGTCACCGAAGAACGGGTCGAAATCCACTACAAGATGCAACACCACTGCGAATCGGATTCGCCCAATCTCAATATCTTCGTGGCCTGTTTCACTACCTGTCATGCCAGACTCCATCTCTACCGCGCCCTCGATCATCTCGGTCCGCGGGTTCTCTATTCCGACACCGATTCTGTCGTCTTCGTCCAAAGACCCGACGATCCACCTATCCAACCCCCGCTCGGGGATTTTCTCGGTGATTTCACCGATGAACTCGACCCAGGCGACCACATCATCGAATTCTGTTCCGGAGGACCCAAGAACTACGGTTACATGACCGCCCTCGGTAACACCGAATGCAAGGTCCGCGGTTTCTCCCTCAACGCCGAAGGACAAGCCCAACTCAACTATCAAGTCCTCAAGCAAAACACCCTGGATGAACTCAGGAGGCCTCAAGCCCAACCGCGTGTCACCCCCGTCGTCCAAACCCACAGCGTGCACAGGGATGCCAAACAGTATCAACTCAGCACCCGATCCCGTACCAAAGACTACAAACTGGTCTACAACAAACGGATCCTCGATCCTCGCACGTTCTACACGTTCCCGTATGGTTACCGCACCCAAgatcatcaaaacacacttttgttatTAGACATGTAA
- the LOC136913805 gene encoding tigger transposable element-derived protein 4-like: MDCAFFEEWIRELDSKFEREGRKVALIVDNCPAHTRIKDLKAINLVFLPPSTTSKTQPMDQGVIRALKAHYRSKAVQLYITAIEKNRPIPNISILVVMDMLVAAWDKVTPGTINNCFRAAGISHQSQESALSDDDDPFKTLAEEINNLKERLPELVPENVTALLWNVMTMRLLLNLIP; the protein is encoded by the coding sequence ATGGATTGCGCCTTTTTTGAGGAGTGGATTAGGGAACTGGACAGCAAGTTTGAAAGAGAAGGCAGAAAAGTTGCGCTTATTGTGGACAACTGTCCAGCTCACACACGTATAAAGGATCTGAAAGCTATTAATTTAGTGTTTCTGCCACCTAGTACGACATCCAAGACGCAGCCCATGGACCAGGGCGTAATAAGAGCTCTCAAAGCTCATTACAGATCAAAAGCTGTACAACTGTACATAACTGCAATTGAGAAGAATAGGCCAATCCCAAACATCAGCATCCTTGTTGTTATGGATATGCTTGTTGCAGCATGGGACAAAGTTACACCAGGAACCATCAACAACTGCTTCAGAGCAGCCGGGATCTCACATCAGTCCCAAGAAAGCGCACTTTCTGATGACGACGATCCATTCAAGACTTTAGCGGAAGAAATCAATAACTTAAAGGAACGACTGCCTGAACTTGTACCGGAGAATGTAACAGCATTGTTGTGGAATGTGATGACAATGCGGTTACTTTTGAATCTGATCCCCTAA